From a region of the Alosa sapidissima isolate fAloSap1 chromosome 9, fAloSap1.pri, whole genome shotgun sequence genome:
- the LOC121718508 gene encoding B-cell receptor CD22-like, producing MLRIMQHTPVVFLLLLHILCAYQGKGGTTSHKWEVKFTSHHFCAVTGSSVVMPCSFTHPIGLMVTKVYWRYRPDHNKIFTYITDKNPKYKGRIQYFWNKNKNKTNCTFKLSKLMMSDNGEYFTRIETEDSKNKWLSRSKVILSVKELSVGIPEPVMEDNDVTLSCNNICSSKDIPSVIWKKNGQDLHVKQKHHNALIFQSVSTGDEGNYSCSLKHNEDHPSKPVELNVMFPPRVPSVSVSPASETLEGASVTLTCNSEANPPVENYTWFNRNGSIVSKLDTGKYYHIGNVGSEHTGDYYCEARSLYGASNSTAFHLDVHYAPRKLSASPNHSGEIAEGSSVTLTCSSDANPPVENYTWYRRTAAETVRVGTGERINFNLTPDRAGLYHCEAHNGVGSLNSTGVEVIWSGFGWKTTTLLSSLGFLIILIMLIGYVFWRRKKATPSSNPSSSDNNTQHVPQCVPDNVYEDISGLPLTSAPAQRVDSGVQDDVQYASVQIKSSRGQQVPLYSTVQRPKLHPQQQEEQQQEVEYAAVNFSRPTAATQPEQDPVI from the exons ATGTTAAGGATCATGCAACATACACCAGTTGTGTTTCTGCTTCTCTTGCACATCCTTTGTGCTTATCAAGGAAAAGGAG GTACCACATCTCATAAATGGGAGGTCAAATTCACCAGTCAccatttctgtgctgtgacTGGATCATCAGTGGTCATGCCCTGCTCATTCACCCATCCTATTGGTCTCATGGTCACCAAGGTCTACTGGCGCTACAGACCTGAccataataaaatattcacataCATCACGGATAAGAATCCTAAATACAAAGGACGTATACAATACTTTTggaacaagaacaagaacaagacGAACTGCACATTCAAATTGAGCAAGTTGATGATGTCAGACAATGGAGAGTATTTTACACGGATTGAAACAGAAGATTCTAAAAATAAGTGGCTGAGTAGATCTAAGGTCATTTTGTCTGTTAAAG AACTTTCTGTTGGGATTCCTGAACCAGTGATGGAGGACAACGACGTGACACTGAGTTGCAACAACATATGCTCTTCAAAAGACATCCCCTCAGTAATATGGAAAAAGAACGGACAGGATTTACATGTCAAACAGAAACACCACAATGCACTCATCTTTCAGAGTGTCAGTACTGGGGATGAGGGCAACTACTCTTGTTCACTGAAACACAATGAAGACCATCCATCCAAACCAGTGGAGCTTAATGTCATGT TCCCTCCAAGGGTCCCGTCTGTCTCTGTCAGTCCTGCTAGTGAGACACTAGAGGGCGCTTCAGTGACTCTGACCTGCAACAGTGAAGCCAACCCACCAGTGGAGAACTACACCTGGTTTAACCGCAATGGCTCAATAGTTTCCAAGCTGGACACTGGAAAGTATTACCACATTGGGAATGTCGGCTCTGAACACACTGGAGATTACTACTGTGAGGCCAGGAGCCTATACGGGGCCTCCAATTCTACTGCTTTTCACCTGGATGTTCACT ATGCTCCCAGAAAACTGTCAGCGTCTCCAAATCACTCTGGTGAAATAGCAGAGGGCAGTTCagtgactctgacctgcagcagtgatgccaaCCCACCAGTGGAGAACTACACCTGGTACAGAAGGACCGCAGCTGAAACAGTGCGTGTGGGTACAGGAGAGAGAATCAACTTCAATCTGACCCCAGACAGAGCTGGACTATATCACTGTGAGGCCCACAACGGTGTAGGATCCCTGAATTCTACTGGAGTTGAAGTTATTTGGTCTG GCTTCGGTTGGAAGACAACCACTCTCTTGTCATCTTTAGGTTTTCTCATAATCCTCATCATGCTCATAGGCTACGTGTTTTGGAG GAGGAAGAAAGCAACGCCAAGTAGCAACCCCAGCAGCTCTGATAATAACACACAA CATGTCCCACAGTGTGTCCCTGATAATGTGTATGAAGACATCTCAGGCCTCCCTCTGACCTCTGCTCCAGCCCAGAGAGTGGACTCAGGTGTCCAGGATGATGTCCAGTACGCCAGCGTTCAGATCAAGAGCTCCAGAGGTCAGCAGGTGCCCCTTTACTCCACAGTCCAAAGGCCCAAACTCCACccacagcagcaggaggagcagcagcaggaggtggAGTATGCAGCAGTCAACTTCTCTAGACCCACTGCTGCCACCCA ACCTGAACAAGATCCTGTAATCTAG